In Pantoea cypripedii, the following proteins share a genomic window:
- the qseG gene encoding two-component system QseEF-associated lipoprotein QseG: MNLSLKKIFAGSLLVFSLAGCHAPSADSALRDDSIQPEPQVRLPDYLATDCGNVWQIEYPSAMSNPLYWQRAIDCAERLSPAEARAEARRWPVQGWSRAFKQGILLANGNVTPQERRDYVDTLDGYSTTFPAAVRPLIQLWRSNQAAQLELSDARGRYARLQQSTDAELDSLRQQQRTLRTSLADTQHKLERLTDIERQLSSRKAPDSSDTSHSASGTANEEQP, from the coding sequence ATGAATTTATCCCTCAAAAAAATATTTGCCGGTAGCCTGCTGGTGTTCAGCCTTGCAGGCTGCCATGCACCTTCCGCAGACAGCGCCCTCAGGGACGACAGCATTCAGCCGGAGCCACAGGTGCGTCTGCCGGACTATCTGGCGACGGACTGCGGCAATGTCTGGCAAATTGAGTACCCGTCTGCCATGAGCAACCCCTTGTATTGGCAGCGTGCCATTGATTGTGCCGAGCGTCTGTCACCGGCTGAAGCCCGGGCGGAAGCACGCCGCTGGCCGGTGCAGGGCTGGTCCCGCGCCTTTAAGCAGGGCATATTGCTGGCTAACGGCAACGTAACGCCACAGGAACGCCGCGATTATGTTGATACGCTGGATGGCTACAGTACGACGTTTCCGGCGGCAGTTCGTCCGCTGATTCAGCTGTGGCGCAGTAATCAGGCCGCTCAGCTGGAACTGAGTGACGCGCGTGGCCGCTATGCGCGGCTACAGCAAAGCACCGATGCCGAGCTGGATAGCCTGCGCCAGCAGCAACGCACGCTACGTACCTCGCTGGCGGATACGCAGCATAAGCTGGAACGCCTGACGGATATCGAGCGTCAGCTGTCCTCGCGTAAAGCGCCCGACAGCAGCGATACGTCGCACAGTGCCAGCGGTACGGCGAATGAGGAGCAGCCATAA
- a CDS encoding sensor histidine kinase yields MKRWRLFPRSLRQLVLMAFLLVLLPLLVLAWQAWESLSALSNQAADTNRNTFTDVRRSEAMARTAIELERSYRQYCVLGDDSLARLYQSQRAHYSQMLTTHAASLPDLPSFKLLAATLPQLETLQCASGNPSAPASTALEHFSDTNAQMVQETREVVFSRGLQLQREIADRGQFFGWQALILFLISLALVLLFTGMIIGPVKRVERMINRLGEGKALGDSISFRGPREIRSLGKRIVWLSERLSWLEAQRHEFLRHLSHELKTPLASLREGTELLADQVAGPLNSEQQEVVAILDTSSRHLQRLIEQLLDYNRKLADGPMALDVVALDTIVDTVVKSHSLPAHARQMSTHVDLQVNHCLAEATLLQRVIDNLYSNAVNYGSESGNIWLHSQQKGNEVWIEVANTGTPIPAEEQAMIFEPFYQGSQQRKGPVKGSGLGLSIAKDCLRRMQGDLQLVTHKDADVCFRIILTTTAGNA; encoded by the coding sequence GTGAAGAGATGGCGTTTATTTCCCCGTTCGCTGCGTCAGCTAGTACTGATGGCGTTCCTGCTGGTGCTGCTGCCGCTGCTGGTACTGGCGTGGCAGGCATGGGAAAGCCTGTCGGCGCTGAGTAATCAGGCGGCAGACACCAATCGCAACACCTTTACGGACGTACGCCGCAGCGAAGCCATGGCGCGGACTGCCATCGAGCTGGAGCGCAGCTATCGTCAATATTGTGTGTTGGGTGATGACAGTCTGGCGCGGCTCTATCAGTCACAACGTGCGCACTACAGTCAGATGCTCACCACCCACGCTGCCAGCCTGCCGGATTTGCCCTCGTTCAAACTGTTAGCCGCCACGCTGCCGCAGCTGGAAACGCTGCAATGTGCCAGCGGCAATCCCTCCGCACCTGCATCGACTGCCCTTGAGCACTTTTCCGATACCAATGCGCAAATGGTGCAGGAAACACGCGAAGTGGTGTTTTCGCGGGGTTTGCAATTGCAGCGTGAAATTGCCGATCGAGGCCAGTTTTTTGGCTGGCAGGCTCTGATATTGTTCCTGATCAGCCTGGCGCTGGTGCTGTTGTTTACCGGCATGATCATCGGGCCGGTGAAGCGGGTGGAGCGGATGATCAACCGGCTGGGCGAAGGCAAGGCGCTGGGCGACAGTATCAGCTTCCGTGGTCCGCGTGAAATTCGCTCGCTCGGTAAGCGTATTGTCTGGCTGAGTGAACGCCTGAGCTGGCTGGAAGCGCAACGCCACGAATTTTTACGCCATCTTTCCCATGAACTGAAAACGCCCCTTGCCAGCCTGCGCGAAGGCACGGAATTGTTAGCCGATCAGGTGGCCGGTCCACTGAATAGCGAACAGCAGGAAGTGGTGGCGATTCTGGATACCAGCAGCCGTCATTTGCAACGTTTGATCGAGCAGTTGCTGGATTACAACCGCAAACTGGCCGATGGTCCGATGGCACTGGATGTGGTGGCGCTGGATACCATTGTCGATACGGTGGTGAAATCGCACTCATTGCCGGCCCATGCGCGCCAGATGAGCACCCATGTGGATTTGCAGGTGAACCACTGCCTGGCTGAAGCCACCTTGCTGCAACGGGTGATCGATAACCTTTATTCGAACGCCGTGAACTACGGTAGCGAATCCGGTAACATCTGGCTGCACAGTCAGCAGAAGGGCAATGAGGTGTGGATTGAGGTGGCAAACACCGGCACACCGATTCCGGCTGAAGAACAGGCGATGATCTTTGAGCCTTTTTATCAGGGCAGCCAACAACGCAAAGGGCCGGTTAAAGGCAGCGGACTGGGTTTAAGCATCGCCAAAGATTGCCTGCGCAGGATGCAGGGCGATTTGCAGTTGGTGACACACAAGGACGCGGATGTCTGTTTTCGTATCATTTTGACTACCACCGCCGGGAATGCCTGA